A DNA window from Brassica napus cultivar Da-Ae chromosome C1, Da-Ae, whole genome shotgun sequence contains the following coding sequences:
- the LOC125580474 gene encoding cytochrome P450 72A15-like, producing METSVASVAVSIVIAVVSWWVWRTLKWVWFKPKMLESYLRRQGIPGTPYTPLVGDLKKMTSMLTEARSKTIKLTDDITPRVVPYPFHMLKTHGRTYYTWFGPIPTITIMDPEQIKEVFNKVYDFPKSHTFPLVRFIATGLASYNGDKWAKHRRIINPAFHLQKIKNMVPAFHQSCSDVVGKWDKLVLDKGLSCEVDVWPWLVSMTADVISRTAFGSSYKEGQRIFELQAELSELIIKAFRKAFIPGYSYLPTKGNRRVKAAAREILIILRGIVNKRLLAREASDDLLGILLESNLGQDEGNGMSTEDVMEECKLFFFAGQETTSVLLVWTMVMLSQHQDWQARAREEVKQVFGDKKPDAEGLNQLKVMTMILYEVLRLYPPVAQLIRAVHKEMKVGDLTLPGGVQISLPILLVQRDTELWGQDAGEFKPERFKDGLSKATKNQVSYFPFSWGPRICIGQSFALLEAKMAMALILQRFSFELSPSYVHAPYTVMTIHPQFGAHLTLHKL from the exons ATGGAGACATCAGTTGCATCGGTAGCAGTTTCAATTGTTATAGCTGTTGTGTCTTGGTGGGTATGGAGAACCTTGAAGTGGGTTTGGTTTAAACCAAAGATGCTTGAGAGTTACCTGAGAAGACAAGGTATTCCCGGAACTCCTTACACGCCTCTTGTCGGAGATTTAAAGAAAATGACAAGCATGCTTACAGAAGCAAGATCCAAAACCATCAAACTAACGGATGATATCACACCACGTGTCGTGCCTTATCCCTTCCACATGCTCAAGACTCATG GAAGAACTTACTATACATGGTTTGGACCTATACCAACCATCACCATAATGGATCCAGAGCAAATCAAAGAAGTGTTCAACAAAGTTTATGATTTCCCCAAGTCACATACATTCCCATTAGTCAGATTCATAGCCACGGGACTCGCTAGCTATAATGGTGATAAATGGGCTAAACACCGAAGAATCATCAATCCTGCTTTCCACCTACAGAAGATCAAG AATATGGTACCTGCGTTCCACCAGAGCTGTAGTGACGTTGTTGGGAAATGGGACAAGTTGGTCTTGGACAAAGGGTTGTCTTGTGAGGTGGACGTTTGGCCTTGGCTTGTGAGTATGACTGCAGATGTGATCTCTCGTACTGCTTTTGGTAGCAGCTATAAAGAAGGACAAAGGATATTTGAGCTCCAAGCAGAACTATCTGAGCTCATCATAAAAGCTTTTCGGAAAGCTTTCATCCCTGGTTATAg TTATCTCCCAACGAAGGGTAATAGAAGGGTGAAAGCAGCAGCAAGAGAAATCTTAATTATACTGAGAGGGATAGTTAACAAGAGGTTACTTGCGAGAGAAGCAAGCGATGACTTGCTAGGTATACTTCTTGAATCAAATTTAGGGCAAGATGAAGGAAATGGAATGAGCACTGAGGATGTGATGGAGGAGTGCAAGTTGTTCTTTTTCGCTGGACAAGAGACAACTTCAGTACTTCTTGTCTGGACAATGGTTATGTTAAGCCAACACCAAGACTGGCAGGCTCGTGCACGAGAAGAAGTGAAGCAAGTTTTTGGTGATAAAAAACCTGATGCAGAAGGCTTGAACCAGCTCAAAGTT ATGACGATGATATTGTATGAGGTTCTTAGGCTGTATCCTCCAGTAGCTCAGCTGATACGAGCCGTTCACAAAGAGATGAAGGTAGGTGATCTGACATTACCGGGCGGCGTACAGATCAGTCTACCTATTCTGCTAGTCCAGCGCGATACCGAGCTATGGGGCCAAGATGCAGGGGAGTTCAAGCCAGAGAGGTTTAAAGACGGTCTCTCAAAGGCGACTAAGAACCAAGTCTCCTACTTTCCCTTTTCTTGGGGACCAAGGATCTGCATTGGCCAGAGCTTTGCCTTGTTGGAGGCTAAAATGGCAATGGCCTTGATTCTACAGAGATTCTCCTTTGAGTTATCTCCTTCCTATGTGCATGCTCCTTACACAGTCATGACTATTCACCCACAGTTTGGTGCTCATCTTACCCTGCACAAGCTATAG
- the LOC106437256 gene encoding cytochrome P450 72A13 isoform X2 produces MSLPVVAAALMVVLAFFLIRVVNWVWLTPKKLESYLRRQGLPGTPYTPLVGDVKRNVNMLMEARSKPITLTDDITPRLLPLALKMFNSHGRTFFIWLGPVSTIMITNPEHIKEVFSKVYDFEMNASFPLVRLLVGGLASYKGDKWARHRRIINPAFHLEKIKNMVPAFYHCCSEVVAKWDHLVLDKGLSCEVDVWPWLVIMTADVISHAAFGSSYREGQRIFELQGELSSLIAQELKKPYIPGLSFFPTKNNKRMKAIDKEIDIILRGMVSKREGGEAESNDLLGILLASSSEESGGSGMSVEEVMRECKLFYFAGQETTSVLLVWTMILLSHHQDWQERAREEVRQILGDNIDAKPDIDSLSNLKVLRRSVNKEMKLGEITLPAGVRVYIPTALVHRDPELWGEDAGEFKPERFKDGISKATKNQVCYLPFGWGLRICIGQSFSLLEAKMAMALILQRFSFELSPSYVHSPQIVMTTRPEFGAHLILHKL; encoded by the exons atgtctttaccAGTAGTAGCAGCAGCTTTGATGGTGGTTTTAGCATTTTTCTTGATAAGGGTTGTGAACTGGGTGTGGCTAACACCAAAGAAGCTAGAGAGCTACCTGAGAAGACAAGGTCTCCCTGGAACTCCTTACACGCCTCTTGTAGGAGATGTTAAGAGGAATGTTAACATGTTGATGGAGGCAAGATCAAAACCCATCACTCTGACAGATGATATCACTCCACGTCTCCTTCCTCTTGCCTTGAAGATGTTCAACTCTCACG GAAGGACGTTCTTCATATGGCTTGGACCAGTTTCAACGATCATGATAACGAATCCAGAGCACATCAAGGAAGTTTTTAGTAAAGTGTACGATTTTGAGATGAATGCTTCATTCCCTTTGGTCAGATTGTTAGTAGGCGGGCTTGCTAGCTATAAGGGAGATAAGTGGGCGAGACACAGAAGGATCATCAACCCCGCTTTTCACCTTGAGAAGATCAAG AACATGGTCCCTGCGTTCTACCATTGTTGCAGCGAGGTTGTTGCCAAATGGGACCACTTAGTGTTGGATAAAGGGTTGTCTTGTGAGGTTGATGTTTGGCCTTGGCTTGTGATTATGACTGCGGATGTGATCTCTCATGCTGCTTTTGGAAGCAGCTATAGAGAAGGACAGAGGATATTTGAGCTCCAAGGTGAACTATCTTCTCTCATCGCACAAGAGCTTAAGAAGCCTTACATCCCTGGACTGAG TTTTTTCCCAACAAAGAACAACAAGAGGATGAAAGCAATAGACAAAGAGATAGACATAATCCTGAGGGGTATGGTGAGCAAGAGGGAAGGTGGAGAAGCAGAAAGCAATGATTTGTTGGGGATATTGCTTGCATCGAGCTCAGAGGAATCTGGAGGAAGTGGAATGAGTGTAGAAGAGGTGATGAGAGAGTGCAAGCTGTTTTATTTCGCAGGACAAGAGACAACTTCAGTACTATTGGTCTGGACAATGATTTTGTTAAGCCATCACCAAGACTGGCAGGAACGGGCACGAGAGGAAGTGAGGCAAATACTCGGTGATAACATTGATGCAAAACCTGATATAGATTCTCTTAGCAACCTCAAAGTG CTTAGAAGATCTGTAAACAAAGAAATGAAGCTAGGAGAGATTACACTTCCAGCTGGTGTTAGAGTTTATATACCAACTGCTCTTGTTCACCGTGACCCTGAGCTTTGGGGGGAAGATGCAGGGGAGTTTAAGCCGGAGCGTTTCAAAGACGGTATCTCGAAAGCAACAAAGAACCAGGTCTGTTACTTACCCTTTGGGTGGGGACTGAGGATCTGCATTGGTCAGAGCTTTTCTCTGTTGGAGGCAAAGATGGCAATGGCATTGATTCTACAGAGATTCTCCTTTGAGCTGTCTCCTTCTTATGTTCACTCGCCTCAAATAGTCATGACCACTCGTCCTGAGTTCGGAGCACATCTCATCCTCCACAAGCTctga
- the LOC106437256 gene encoding cytochrome P450 72A13 isoform X1, protein MSLPVVAAALMVVLAFFLIRVVNWVWLTPKKLESYLRRQGLPGTPYTPLVGDVKRNVNMLMEARSKPITLTDDITPRLLPLALKMFNSHGRTFFIWLGPVSTIMITNPEHIKEVFSKVYDFEMNASFPLVRLLVGGLASYKGDKWARHRRIINPAFHLEKIKNMVPAFYHCCSEVVAKWDHLVLDKGLSCEVDVWPWLVIMTADVISHAAFGSSYREGQRIFELQGELSSLIAQELKKPYIPGLSFFPTKNNKRMKAIDKEIDIILRGMVSKREGGEAESNDLLGILLASSSEESGGSGMSVEEVMRECKLFYFAGQETTSVLLVWTMILLSHHQDWQERAREEVRQILGDNIDAKPDIDSLSNLKVMSMIFYEVLRLYPPVSQLRRSVNKEMKLGEITLPAGVRVYIPTALVHRDPELWGEDAGEFKPERFKDGISKATKNQVCYLPFGWGLRICIGQSFSLLEAKMAMALILQRFSFELSPSYVHSPQIVMTTRPEFGAHLILHKL, encoded by the exons atgtctttaccAGTAGTAGCAGCAGCTTTGATGGTGGTTTTAGCATTTTTCTTGATAAGGGTTGTGAACTGGGTGTGGCTAACACCAAAGAAGCTAGAGAGCTACCTGAGAAGACAAGGTCTCCCTGGAACTCCTTACACGCCTCTTGTAGGAGATGTTAAGAGGAATGTTAACATGTTGATGGAGGCAAGATCAAAACCCATCACTCTGACAGATGATATCACTCCACGTCTCCTTCCTCTTGCCTTGAAGATGTTCAACTCTCACG GAAGGACGTTCTTCATATGGCTTGGACCAGTTTCAACGATCATGATAACGAATCCAGAGCACATCAAGGAAGTTTTTAGTAAAGTGTACGATTTTGAGATGAATGCTTCATTCCCTTTGGTCAGATTGTTAGTAGGCGGGCTTGCTAGCTATAAGGGAGATAAGTGGGCGAGACACAGAAGGATCATCAACCCCGCTTTTCACCTTGAGAAGATCAAG AACATGGTCCCTGCGTTCTACCATTGTTGCAGCGAGGTTGTTGCCAAATGGGACCACTTAGTGTTGGATAAAGGGTTGTCTTGTGAGGTTGATGTTTGGCCTTGGCTTGTGATTATGACTGCGGATGTGATCTCTCATGCTGCTTTTGGAAGCAGCTATAGAGAAGGACAGAGGATATTTGAGCTCCAAGGTGAACTATCTTCTCTCATCGCACAAGAGCTTAAGAAGCCTTACATCCCTGGACTGAG TTTTTTCCCAACAAAGAACAACAAGAGGATGAAAGCAATAGACAAAGAGATAGACATAATCCTGAGGGGTATGGTGAGCAAGAGGGAAGGTGGAGAAGCAGAAAGCAATGATTTGTTGGGGATATTGCTTGCATCGAGCTCAGAGGAATCTGGAGGAAGTGGAATGAGTGTAGAAGAGGTGATGAGAGAGTGCAAGCTGTTTTATTTCGCAGGACAAGAGACAACTTCAGTACTATTGGTCTGGACAATGATTTTGTTAAGCCATCACCAAGACTGGCAGGAACGGGCACGAGAGGAAGTGAGGCAAATACTCGGTGATAACATTGATGCAAAACCTGATATAGATTCTCTTAGCAACCTCAAAGTG ATGAGTATGATCTTCTATGAGGTTTTAAGGCTATACCCTCCGGTGTCTCAGCTTAGAAGATCTGTAAACAAAGAAATGAAGCTAGGAGAGATTACACTTCCAGCTGGTGTTAGAGTTTATATACCAACTGCTCTTGTTCACCGTGACCCTGAGCTTTGGGGGGAAGATGCAGGGGAGTTTAAGCCGGAGCGTTTCAAAGACGGTATCTCGAAAGCAACAAAGAACCAGGTCTGTTACTTACCCTTTGGGTGGGGACTGAGGATCTGCATTGGTCAGAGCTTTTCTCTGTTGGAGGCAAAGATGGCAATGGCATTGATTCTACAGAGATTCTCCTTTGAGCTGTCTCCTTCTTATGTTCACTCGCCTCAAATAGTCATGACCACTCGTCCTGAGTTCGGAGCACATCTCATCCTCCACAAGCTctga
- the LOC125580475 gene encoding cytochrome P450 72A13-like: protein MSLPVVAVALMVVLAAVLIRVVNWVWITPKKLERYLRRQGLHGTPYTPLVGDIKRNVKMLMEARSEPITLTDDIIPYLLPLALKMFNSHGRTFFMWTGPIPTIMITNPEHIKEVFSKTFDFEATVSSPLVKLLVGGLASYKGDKWARHRRITNPAFNLEKIKNMVPVFYHCSSEVVSQWERQESSCEVDVWPWLVNLTADVISHAAFGSSYREGQRIFELQGELSGIIAQEHKKPYIPGMRFYPTKNNKRMKAIDKEIDTILRGMVSKREDGEAEHNDLLGILLESSSEESGGNGLSVEEVLRECKLCYFAGQETTSVLLVWTMVLLSHHQDWQERAREEVRLILDDKNNKPDIESLSHLKVMSMIFYEVLRLNPPVSQLRREVNKEVKLGNVTLPAGVKVYIPTALIHRDPELWGEDAREFKPERFREGISKATKNQVCYSPFGWGLRICIGQNFSLLEAKMAMSLILLKFSFELSPSYVHSPQIVMTTRPQFGAHLILHKL, encoded by the exons ATGTCTTTACCAGTAGTAGCAGTAGCTTTGATGGTGGTTTTAGCAGCTGTGTTGATAAGGGTTGTGAACTGGGTGTGGATAACACCAAAGAAGCTGGAGAGGTACCTGAGAAGACAAGGTCTCCATGGAACTCCTTACACGCCTCTTGTAGGAGATATTAAGAGAAATGTTAAAATGTTGATGGAGGCAAGATCAGAACCAATTACTCTAACAGATGATATCATCCCATATCTCCTTCCTCTTGCCTTGAAGATGTTCAACTCTCACG GAAGGACCTTCTTCATGTGGACTGGACCTATTCCAACGATCATGATAACGAATCCAGAGCATATCAAAGAGGTCTTCAGTAAAACTTTCGACTTTGAAGCGACTGTTTCATCACCTTTGGTCAAACTGTTAGTAGGCGGGCTCGCCAGCTACAAGGGAGATAAGTGGGCGAGACACAGGAGGATCACCAACCCTGCTTTCAACCTCGAGAAGATCAAG AACATGGTCCCTGTGTTCTACCATTGTTCCAGCGAGGTTGTGTCCCAATGGGAGAGACAAGAATCGTCATGTGAGGTCGATGTTTGGCCTTGGCTTGTGAATCTGACCGCGGATGTGATCTCGCATGCTGCTTTTGGAAGCAGCTATAGAGAAGGACAGAGAATATTTGAGCTCCAAGGTGAACTATCTGGCATCATTGCACAAGAGCATAAGAAACCTTACATCCCTggaatgag GTTTTACCCAACAAAGAACAACAAGAGGATGAAAGCAATAGACAAAGAGATAGACACAATACTGAGAGGTATGGTGAGCAAGAGGGAAGATGGAGAAGCAGAACACAATGATTTGTTGGGGATACTTCTTGAATCAAGTTCAGAGGAATCTGGAGGAAATGGTTTGAGCGTAGAAGAAGTTTTGAGAGAGTGCAAGCTGTGTTATTTCGCAGGACAAGAgacaacttcagtactcttggTCTGGACAATGGTTTTACTAAGCCATCACCAAGACTGGCAGGAACGGGCGCGAGAGGAAGTGAGGCTAATACTTGATGATAAGAATAACAAACCCGATATAGAGTCTCTTAGCCACCTCAAAGTG ATGAGTATGATCTTCTATGAGGTTTTAAGGCTAAACCCACCGGTGTCTCAGCTTAGAAGAGAAGTCAACAAAGAAGTGAAGCTAGGAAACGTTACACTTCCAGCTGGGGTTAAAGTTTATATACCAACTGCTCTTATTCACCGCGACCCTGAGCTTTGGGGGGAGGATGCTAGAGAGTTTAAGCCGGAGCGTTTCAGAGAAGGGATCTCAAAAGCAACAAAGAACCAGGTCTGTTACTCCCCCTTTGGGTGGGGACTGAGGATCTGCATTGGTCAGAACTTTTCTCTGCTGGAAGCAAAGATGGCAATGTCATTGATTCTACTAAAGTTCTCCTTTGAGCTCTCTCCTTCTTATGTTCACTCTCCTCAGATAGTCATGACCACTCGTCCTCAGTTCGGAGCACATCTCATCCTCCACAAGCTCTGA